From the genome of Candidozyma auris chromosome 2, complete sequence, one region includes:
- a CDS encoding putative helicase — protein sequence MAKKKAPSPAPEVKGKKGQAMKGAEPSVGKGKKSKSSTPEVANGEPQKPQRGLAIGDNFGWTGKLPATLLYEFCQKQKWNKVIFDMKKTPKGFIGIADLSWENPKTKEVIHVKMMPDTQLLSPRETTNEARHFAATYAMHRLNYVKNLRMVLPTIFRDFWSDLENHRQELLKKSKTEHDKIYNANPFQVYLEEKAANEKKAKEREAKANNDAKINAPKTSISIGTQPQKKTVRAKQDVNKIVKPRTPTVQPTFSKKAWETAPFVDFPVDIRTSIERQIKDHITWIQEEEEASFDEQSRQQWRSDLIALEFRESHVDEALTHTHSFTDALEWLLFHIPDDDLPVFFAKREEDTGVSLKISKDIQTEYLLQRLAHSGCDKDDIIEALRENDGKEVETAIKLCYNTIDYVPERNPKPDSKNMWVEEIESIQMIGSNNVEFIDDEKRIVTASLNVEGLENDILSVKLFMPEAYPDVLPGVQIVINNSSHKLANYIKLAIIRRLLNHVLECNLLGECYIYFMIEWLESNIGEIIKNPGPLSSNSQAISPKNKTSKNKILKKSSSRERGALTDEDIEQLKKEFAERNNSIRFKKSVEERAKLPAWNKREKLVSIINSNKVTLVTGETGSGKSTQIVQFIMDDLNAKGDFSSTIICTQPRRISTIGLADRISEERISNVGKEVGYIIRGENKTCKATRLSFVTTGVLLRMLQSLLSNDKSADVSMFDRLQYIFIDEVHERSVDSDFLLIILKKIMDRFPTLKIVLMSATINTEAFMKFFPTQVNHIHIEGRTFPIEDQYLDTILHDLDYSFTNYNGEVIKPKADSHYFKTGTANYDLVAKLCLLVDERVRVEGNSGSILIFLPGVMEINKCIQKIESEYDGQGIACWCLPLHSTLSSKDQTRVFKKPPAGTRKIVVSTNIAETSITIPDCVVVIDSGRSKSVFFDPQANVTKLVESWCSRAEMSQRRGRSGRIQNGTCYHLYTKETFDSVTAQPIPEIKRVRLDNLYLIVKAMGIKKVDEFLSDGLDPPDMSTIKKTKAMLEELGALDTSGANETLTHLGRYLSFIPTDLQSGKLLILGCIFSCVEICLTLAAISSTGSPFLNNFEKSDDIRSVKARIGKQQGDYVASALAYHEYALLDSKEKRKYIAANHLSYLKLQEIQSTRTQYVSILKEIGFLPFKYHKDKLEGKVLNKNNDNFDIVRAIITGSFTPQLARVQLPDAKYAQTLGGAVEIDPDAKKTKFWIRNEKYIEEILDSKESKELPATRVFIHPSSMLFSTSPAGASIPNLEDLTLEDGSIDMQRAREQFDMTPAAASSSKGLHKSPFVVYNSSSFTSKHFLREITPTSTITALLFGGDISYDLSVSASAARKCPGIVLDRWQPIRTWCKNGVLIKRLRQLLDRVIDNKLSSTLSEMSEVADEAVIDVVVKVLTIETRQR from the coding sequence atggcaaagaaaaaggctCCGCTGCCTGCTCCTGAAGTAAAAGGGAAAAAGGGCCAGGCAATGAAGGGTGCAGAGCCTTCAGTTGGAAAAGggaagaagtcaaagagcAGCACACCtgaagttgcaaatggagAACCTCAGAAGCCTCAACGTGGATTGGCCATTGGTGATAACTTTGGATGGACAGGAAAGCTTCCGGCTACCCTTTTGTACGAGTTTTGCCAGAAGCAGAAGTGGAACAAAGTCATCTTCgacatgaagaagacacCAAAGGGTTTCATTGGAATTGCAGATCTCAGCTGGGAGAACCCCAAGACTAAAGAGGTGATTCATGTGAAGATGATGCCTGATACACAACTCCTTTCTCCCAGAGAAACTACCAATGAGGCCAgacatttcgcagccacttATGCTATGCATCGCCTTAACTACGTAAAAAATCTACGGATGGTCTTGCCCACCATTTTTAGAGATTTTTGGTCGGACTTAGAGAATCATAGACAGGAGTTGCTCAAAAAAAGTAAGACCGAACACGACAAAATCTATAATGCCAATCCATTTCAAGTGTacttggaagagaaggccgccaacgagaagaaagccaaggaaagagaagcgAAGGCTAATAATGATGCCAAGATCAATGCACCCAAGACAAGTATATCCATTGGAACTCAGCCCCAGAAAAAGACCGTGCGAGCTAAACAGGATGTCAATAAGATTGTCAAACCACGCACGCCTACCGTCCAGCCTACATTCAGCAAAAAAGCATGGGAGACCGCACCATTCGTTGACTTCCCCGTTGATATCAGAACTTCTATCGAAAGACAAATTAAAGATCATATTACATGGATAcaggaggaggaagaagcgTCTTTCGATGAGCAAAGTAGACAACAATGGAGATCCGACCTCATTGCGCTCGAATTCAGGGAGAGCCATGTTGATGAGGCTCTTACACATACACATTCATTCACAGATGCTTTGGAATGGCTTCTATTCCACATTCCAGACGACGATCTACCCGTATTTTTCGCCAAAAGAGAGGAAGATACCGGTGTCTCACTTAAAATTTCCAAGGATATTCAGACAGagtatcttcttcaaaggcTCGCGCATTCTGGTTGTGACAAGGATGATATAATCGAGGCATTGAGAGAGAATGATGGCAAGGAGGTCGAGACAGCTATCAAGTTGTGCTACAACACAATCGATTATGTGCCTGAAAGAAACCCTAAGCCTGATTCTAAGAACATGTGGGTGGAGGAGATAGAGAGTATACAAATGATTGGCTCAAACAACGTTGAgttcattgatgatgaaaaaagaattgtGACAGCTAGTCTCAATGTGGAGGGCCTTGAGAACGACATTCTTCTGGTCAAACTTTTCATGCCTGAAGCATATCCTGATGTTCTACCTGGCGTCCAGATAGTGATCAACAATCTGTCTCACAAACTAGCGAACTATATCAAGTTGGCAATTATTCGCCGACTTTTGAatcatgttcttgaatgTAATTTGCTTGGCGAATGTTACATTTATTTCATGATTGAGTGGCTCGAGTCAAACATTGGTGAAATTATAAAAAACCCAGGACCTTTGAGCAGTAACTCACAAGCAATTTCTCCGAAAAACAAAACCTcgaaaaacaaaattttgaaaaagagctcCTCTCGGGAAAGAGGTGCTTTGACAGACGAGGACATAGAGcaactcaagaaagagtTTGCGGAGAGAAACAACTCGATTCGATTTAAGAAGTCTGTCGAGGAGAGGGCTAAGCTCCCTGCTTGGAATAAGAGGGAGAAGCTCGTCAGTATCATAAACTCCAACAAAGTCACTTTAGTGACTGGTGAAACTGGTTCGGGTAAGAGTACACAGATTGTGCAGTTCATCATGGACGATTTGAATGCTAAAGGTGATTTCAGCAGTACAATTATATGTACTCAGCCTCGAAGAATCTCCACAATTGGACTTGCGGATCGTATCTCTGAAGAACGTATCCTGAATGTTGGCAAGGAAGTGGGGTACATCATTCGTGGTGAGAACAAGACCTGTAAAGCGACAAGACTTCTGTTCGTGACCACAGGTGTCTTACTAAGGATGCTTCAGTCTTTATTATCGAATGACAAGTCGGCAGATGTTTCGATGTTCGATAGACTTCAGTATATTTTCATTGATGAGGTGCATGAAAGATCCGTTGATAGcgactttcttctcatcattctcaaaaagatcaTGGATAGATTTCCCACGTTGAAGATTGTGCTCATGTCTGCAACTATTAACACCGAAGCATTCATGAAGTTCTTCCCAACTCAGGTGAATCACATTCacattgaaggaagaacATTTCCCATCGAAGATCAGTACTTAGACACTATTCTCCATGATTTGGATTATAGTTTCACCAATTACAATGGCGAGGTGATCAAGCCAAAAGCAGACTCACACTACTTCAAAACTGGTACAGCAAACTACGATCTCGTTGCCAAACTTTGCCTTTtggttgatgaaagagtaCGGGTGGAGGGAAACTCAGGCTCCATTTTGATATTCTTACCCGGTGTCATGGAGATTAACAAATGTATACAAAAGATTGAATCAGAATATGATGGACAGGGTATCGCTTGTTGGTGTTTACCTCTCCATTCTACTCtctcatcaaaagatcaaaCCAGGGTTTTTAAGAAGCCTCCTGCTGGCACGAGAAAGATTGTGGTTTCGACAAACATTGCTGAGACGTCAATCACCATTCCTGATTGTGTAGTGGTTATTGATAGTGGACGTTCAAAAAGCGTGTTTTTTGACCCCCAAGCTAACGTTACTAAACTTGTTGAAAGCTGGTGTTCTCGAGCGGAGATGTCACAAAGAAGAGGTCGTTCCGGACGTATACAGAATGGTACATGCTACCACTTGTATACAAAAGAAACCTTTGATCTGGTGACGGCTCAGCCTATACCAGAAATAAAAAGAGTGAGACTAGACAACTTGTACTTGATTGTGAAAGCAATGGGCATAAAGAAGGTCGATGAATTCTTGAGTGATGGACTTGATCCTCCTGATATGCTGACAATTAAAAAGACCAAAGCAATGCTTGAGGAATTGGGTGCATTGGATACCTCAGGTGCCAATGAAACATTGACTCACTTGGGTAGGTATCTCTCATTCATTCCCACCGATCTTCAACTGGGAAAGCTTTTGATTTTGGGATGTATATTTTCTTGCGTGGAAATTTGTCTCACACTCGCAGCAATAAGCTCAACTGGCAGCCCCTTCCTAAACAACTTTGAGAAAAGTGATGATATTCGTCTGGTAAAAGCAAGAATTGGCAAACAACAAGGCGACTACGTTGCATCAGCCTTGGCATACCATGAGTACGCTTTGCTTGAtagcaaagaaaagaggaaGTACATTGCTGCCAATCACTTATCATACTTAAAATTGCAAGAAATTCAGTCTACTAGAACTCAGTATGTCctgattttgaaagaaattGGTTTCCTTCCTTTCAAGTACCACAAAGATAAACTAGAAGGGAAGGTATTGAACAAGAATAATGATAACTTTGACATAGTTAGGGCTATTATCACAGGCTCTTTCACACCACAACTCGCAAGAGTCCAACTCCCTGATGCTAAATATGCCCAAACTTTGGGAGGGGCTGTTGAAATAGATCCAGATGCcaagaaaacaaaattcTGGATAAGAAACGAAAAGTACATCGAGGAAATCTTAGATAGCAAGGAATCGAAAGAATTGCCGGCGACGAGGGTATTTATTCATCCATCATCTATGTTGTTCTCAACTTCCCCAGCTGGCGCATCAATTCCAAATCTTGAGGACCTTACTTTGGAAGATGGATCTATAGACATGCAGAGGGCCCGAGAGCAATTTGACATGACTCCAGCAGCTGCTCTGTCTAGCAAGGGTCTTCATAAATCGCCGTTTGTGGTGTACAATTCGTCTAGCTTCACCTCAAAACACTTCCTTCGTGAAATCACGCCAACCAGTACAATCACAgcacttctttttggcgGCGACATTTCATATGACTTAAGTGTTCTGGCGTCTGCAGCACGCAAGTGTCCAGGAATTGTTCTTGATCGCTGGCAACCGATCAGGACTTGGTGCAAAAATGGTGTGCTCATAAAGAGACTTAGACAACTTTTGGACAGAGTAATTGACAATAAACTCTCCAGTACGTTGTCAGAGATGTCAGAGGTTGCAGATGAGGCAGTGATTGACGTTGTTGTAAAGGTCTTGACTATTGAAACAAGACAAAGGTAG
- the OPT7 gene encoding Opt7p gives MRKVSQTESEALLRSDASESGYSTTREGSSQTDFGNSEIQTVKLNPEEEQIAPDLADLPKEVRETVPLHDDPTIPVLTFRYFFLSTLFIAPGAFIDTINSFRTTSAVYSIFFVQIVSHWAGKWMARSLPDKIVKIGPLSFSLNPCPWSIKETALVTITAKSGATGNLATNALALAELFFDTKVPAYAAMPFMFSIVFIGYSYAAIAKSVVSYDPRFPWPQTLMQTALLQSQDTADRKHNSKRMRVFFWCAGTLCIWQMLPEYLFPMTSSLAVLCWVAPSDPTLNFIGSGMGGMGFLNFTLDWANITSQVMLYPYWVQVVQFIAFICGAWILLPIAKWSSLFTFKHELMSNRLFTSDGHLYPTDKLMTPDGGFNSTAYEYYGPVNLGAQRAWNMFFDYAAYVSGIVWVVIFGWDKIKASFGREGAYRDRLNQLHSAYGEVPQSWYLTLFVLSVSSLLFVANAGYMFMPFWTCVVALIMGAIIVTPLMWLYALSNFQLPIGTFNELFYGYLVENAQQKHPAGAAFFGCVAGNAWYRSQFHLESMKLGFYNYVPPKLVFFSQIYGELIGVPINYLSLRWVLASKWDYLVGKIIDPLHQWTAQNVVTYHTNAIQYVVLGPRRLFANYPILPYGFLVGLVAPVIIYSIHKRFPNNILKLDLWNTTVFFSTMSHFYGNLSTGYLSKFMGGTVTMFYAYRYKHSVWKKYNYVVAAAFDTGFNLAVSIIFVLLSFGINAPTWFGNDPRSVERCFALE, from the coding sequence ATGAGAAAAGTCTCACAGACGGAGTCAGAAGCGCTTCTCCGAAGTGATGCGAGTGAATCAGGCTATAGTACGACTAGAGAGGGCTCCTCTCAAACGGATTTTGGTAACAGTGAGATCCAGACTGTGAAGTTGAACCCGGAGGAGGAACAGATTGCACCTGATCTCGCTGACCTCCCAAAAGAAGTCCGAGAAACTGTTCCACTACACGATGATCCAACTATACCGGTGCTCACTTTCCGctacttttttcttctgacATTGTTCATTGCCCCTGGAGCGTTTATCGATACGATAAATTCTTTTCGGACGACTTCAGCGGTATactccatcttctttgttcaaaTTGTGTCTCACTGGGCAGGCAAGTGGATGGCAAGATCACTTCCAGATAAGATCGTCAAAATCGGTCCGCTTTCTTTCTCGCTTAATCCGTGTCCCTGGTCGATTAAAGAGACTGCTTTGGTCACCATTACAGCAAAATCTGGCGCAACGGGCAATTTAGCGACTAACGCGCTTGCACTAGCAGAGTTGTTCTTCGATACCAAAGTTCCTGCTTACGCAGCAATGCCCTTCATGTTCTCTATTGTATTCATTGGTTATTCGTACGCCGCAATTGCCAAAAGCGTTGTCAGTTACGACCCTAGGTTTCCCTGGCCTCAAACTTTGATGCAAACTGCTCTTCTACAAAGCCAAGATACTGCTGACAGGAAGCACAACTCGAAGCGCATGCGAGTATTTTTTTGGTGTGCTGGTACTTTGTGCATCTGGCAAATGCTTCCGGAGTACTTATTTCCCATGacctcttctttggctgtCTTGTGCTGGGTTGCACCCTCAGATCCAACGCTCAACTTCATTGGATCGGGAATGGGTGGCATGGGATTTCTCAATTTCACTCTAGACTGGGCAAATATCACGTCACAGGTGATGCTTTATCCATACTGGGTTCAGGTAGTGCAATTCATTGCATTCATTTGTGGAGCTTGGATACTTTTGCCAATTGCCAAATGGTCGAGCCTATTTACTTTTAAGCATGAACTCATGTCGAATAGGCTTTTCACATCCGATGGTCATTTGTACCCTACTGATAAGCTAATGACTCCAGACGGGGGGTTCAACTCTACGGCATATGAATACTATGGCCCTGTTAACCTTGGGGCCCAAAGAGCGTGGAATATGTTCTTTGATTATGCCGCATACGTATCTGGAATTGTGTGGGTTGTGATATTTGGGTGGGACAAGATTAAAGCGTCATTCGGTCGTGAAGGTGCATATCGTGATCGCTTGAACCAATTACATTCAGCATACGGCGAAGTGCCACAGTCATGGTACTTGACTCTATTCGTATTgtctgtttcttccttACTTTTTGTTGCCAATGCTGGGTACATGTTCATGCCGTTCTGGACATGTGTAGTGGCACTTATCATGGGTGCAATCATAGTGACTCCACTAATGTGGCTCTATGCTTTATCAAATTTCCAGTTGCCCATAGGAACATTCAACGAGCTCTTCTATGGCTATCTTGTTGAGAATGCGCAACAAAAGCACCCAGCAGGCGCtgccttctttggttgTGTTGCAGGGAACGCCTGGTATAGGTCACAATTCCATTTGGAGCTGATGAAGCTTGGATTCTACAATTATGTTCCACCGAAGTTAGTTTTCTTCTCACAAATCTATGGAGAACTTATTGGCGTTCCAATAAATTACTTGAGTCTACGCTGGGTGTTGGCTTCTAAATGGGACTATCTCGTTGGAAAGATTATTGATCCTTTGCATCAATGGACAGCACAGAACGTCGTTACCTATCACACTAATGCCATACAGTACGTGGTATTGGGACCTCGCCGTCTCTTCGCAAATTACCCAATACTTCCCTATGGCTTTCTTGTTGGACTAGTGGCGCCAGTGATAATTTACCTGATTCACAAGCGGTTCCCCAACAACATTCTCAAACTCGATCTTTGGAACACCActgtctttttctcaactATGAGTCACTTTTATGGTAACTTGTCTACAGGTTATTTGTCCAAATTCATGGGTGGAACTGTGACTATGTTCTACGCCTATAGATACAAGCATTCAGTATGGAAGAAATACAACTATGTGGTTGCAGCTGCTTTCGACACAGGGTTCAATTTAGCCGTCAGCATTATATTCGTTCTCCTTTCGTTTGGCATCAACGCCCCTACATGGTTTGGTAATGACCCTCGAAGCGTGGAGCGCTGCTTCGCCCTAGAGTAG
- a CDS encoding anaphase promoting complex subunit 2, whose amino-acid sequence MDRPTLPRSVIASVFPVQTLGDINPESHHDLENDLGQLLQWLQPNHLDGVDLNRAEPSPRTKVAVRRCLRTQSQQLDFMKLWINSIRVDLKNRLPQDIDLFGALEIVWQLRSFYVKQLTHMKLSSLADDAFMRSLCALFNNFLSQPHLIHQLEQHIRSSLFKGPSLQLKTFAAVGMDTKLRQIVVKVTVEEICRHLASSCVGQWSTPVLYDLEKWLRLELYPSFSLGCSSKYACASSNDLIQIARDELVSLRIKEIYEMVQSYPHSVTALQELRECLALDSDRFQSLAHHRAKIVDVFINCCDQRLLHSGTNTVDVIIMYTKVIKSFLTIDPTGVLLDKVVRPIRKYLSTRSDFVQQVVHGMLDLNAETNSLVELAQELQKNDPPTSAPIDILSDPKWNPDPIDALPDFKKGEVSDVLQALVSIYDSPSVFTEELTSIFGERLLKWNEYSLEDIEHTTDLLKSRFGGNEFNCLDVMIKDVHDSNKLNSRLSHPGMELTILSRMYWPSVCQKLDSEKGFAIPVQDKFEKYTHSFEEVKPGRTLHLHPSLGTVELDLEIKGEMRKFEVTPSQATVIELFDEEEEGLSLALVTLSTQLPEYVAIQALNFWVDASILSVNNGIYKVIE is encoded by the coding sequence ATGGACAGGCCAACTCTTCCCAGACTGGTCATTGCACTGGTGTTTCCTGTCCAAACTTTAGGAGACATAAATCCGGAACTGCATCATGACTTGGAAAACGACCTCGGCCAGCTCCTACAATGGCTTCAGCCCAACCACCTAGATGGTGTTGATCTCAATCGAGCAGAGCCTCTGCCGAGGACCAAAGTAGCTGTTAGGCGTTGCTTAAGAACACAGTCACAACAACTTGATTTCATGAAGCTATGGATCAATTCTATCAGAGTAGACCTCAAAAACCGTCTACCCCAGGATATTGATCTATTTGGTGCATTAGAGATTGTGTGGCAGCTACGATCCTTCTACGTCAAGCAACTCACCCATATGAAGCTATCGTCTTTGGCCGATGATGCATTCATGCGCAGCTTGTGTGCTTTGTTCAACAATTTTCTACTGCAACCTCACCTCATACAccaacttgagcaacatATTCGatcttctttgttcaaaGGTCCATCCTTGCAATTGAAAACTTTCGCAGCAGTAGGGATGGACACAAAATTGCGTCAGATTGTAGTGAAGGTTACAGTGGAGGAGATCTGTCGTCACTTGGCATCTCTGTGTGTGGGACAATGGAGTACACCAGTGCTTTACGATTTGGAAAAATGGCTAAGGCTCGAGCTATATCCGTCTTTTTCACTCGGGTGTAGTTCGAAGTATGCTTGTGCTTCTAGCAATGATCTCATACAAATTGCTCGAGACGAGTTGGTGCTGCTTCGtatcaaagaaatttaCGAGATGGTACAACTGTATCCTCATTCTGTCACTGCTTTACAAGAACTACGAGAGTGCTTGGCTCTAGACTCTGATAGGTTTCAGTCGTTGGCTCATCATCGTGCTAAAATTGTAGATGTGTTCATTAATTGCTGTGATCAGcggcttcttcatctgggAACTAACACTGTTGACGTCATCATCATGTACACAAAAGTTATCAAGTCGTTCCTTACGATTGATCCAACTGGTGTTTTACTCGATAAAGTAGTTCGTCCGATTAGAAAATACTTAAGCACGCGCTCAGATTTTGTgcaacaagttgttcatGGCATGCTTGATTTGAACGCTGAAACAAATTCTTTAGTGGAGTTAGCACAAGAGCTTCAGAAAAATGATCCTCCCACACTGGCTCCGATTGATATTCTCTCTGATCCTAAATGGAATCCCGATCCAATCGATGCCCTTCctgacttcaagaaagggGAAGTTTCAGACGTCTTGCAAGCCCTCGTATCCATTTACGACCTGCCATCGGTATTCACAGAAGAGCTCACAAGCATATTTGGTGAAAGACTTCTCAAATGGAACGAGTATAGTCTTGAGGATATCGAGCATACAACCGATCTTCTAAAGTCTAGGTTTGGCGGGAACGAATTCAACTGTTTGGATGTCATGATTAAGGATGTTCATGACAGTAACAAACTCAATTCTCGTCTAAGTCACCCGGGCATGGAGCTTACGATTTTATCGAGGATGTATTGGCCATCGGTATGCCAAAAATTAGATAGTGAAAAAGGTTTTGCAATTCCTGTCCAAGATAAATTCGAAAAGTACACACACAGTTTTGAGGAGGTGAAGCCGGGGCGGACACTCCATCTCCATCCATCTTTAGGGACTGTCGAATTGGATCTAGAGATCAAAGGCGAAATGAGGAAATTTGAAGTGACGCCATCGCAGGCTACAGTTATCGAATtgtttgatgaagaggaagagggCCTTTCACTCGCATTGGTGACGTTGTCGACTCAACTTCCAGAGTATGTTGCAATTCAGGCCCTCAACTTTTGGGTTGACGCCTCTATCTTGAGCGTTAACAATGGTATTTACAAGGTTATAGAATAA
- a CDS encoding NEDD8 ligase DCN1, protein MARLSKTNAKAQFIDVTQAKSSVATRYLEQADWNVEEALREYYNENPPYDPKLENLFDKYMDPENHDLISIDGTLAYLNDLGIDPEEVLSLIVAYVLKSPQTGEFRRNSFVQIWSSLSINTIDGMRSFLLEKENTMETSVDEFEPFYQFVFEFVRGSDSRIKVISSEEAIIYWQMLLDKRFPKSTERLQQWYEFVQETKKSITRDSWNMFFKFLVQVIEKDPSSLSGYDEASAWPSLVDEYIEWLEESGKLQKGDDMSLIF, encoded by the exons ATG GCACGGCTCCTGAAAACAAACGCTAAGGCCCAATTTATAGATGTCACCCAGGCGAAGTCCTCGGTGGCTACAAGGTATCTTGAACAGGCTGATTGGAATGTGGAAGAAGCATTAAGGGAATACTATAATGAAAACCCTCCATATGACCCAAAGTTGGAAAATTTGTTCGATAAGTATATGGATCCAGAGAATCATGATCTTATTCTGATCGACGGTACGTTGGCGTACCTCAATGATTTGGGGATCGACCCGGAAGAGGTCTTGAGTTTAATCGTGGCATATGTTCTAAAAAGCCCACAAACAGGCGAGTTTAGAAGAAATTCCTTCGTTCAAATTTGGCTGTCACTATCGATAAATACAATCGATGGGATGCGTCTGTTCTTGTtagagaaagagaacacCATGGAGACATCGGTGGACGAGTTTGAGCCCTTCTACCAGTTTGTGTTTGAGTTTGTGAGGGGCTCTGACTCTCGCATTAAAGTCATTTCCTCTGAGGAAGCAATTATCTACTGGCAGATGCTTTTGGACAAGAGGTTCCCGAAATCAACCGAAAGACTACAGCAATGGTACGAGTTTGtgcaagaaacaaagaagagtATTACTCGCGATTCCTGGAAcatgttcttcaaattccttgtacaagtcaTTGAGAAAGACCCTAGTTCCCTATCAGGATACGACGAGGCTAGCGCATGGCCTTCTCTTGTCGATGAATACATTGAGTGGTTAGAGGAGAGCGGGAAGCTACAAAAAGGAGACGACATGTCTCTTATATTTTAA
- the TRY6 gene encoding Try6p gives MQLPPPPSLKTTIIQLNKDIDPEDNNYEILNNVYNTSSSGGSPSIAAVASTTEQPKKKRRRSSSFVDDDELARRKNETKQLHSIIEKRRRVKINREFEALKYIIPACRNTDNTAKKNSSSNNGSKIDGMYKLTILKSSVEYILYLHHIIQKQHELLSQNVKDYSYDTSFTQVPIDVNQYRNIDKDFHFSDLAAPTPKSSNSTCESIKEDNEDEPTQNRPAVGTLQRDEEKSSPAPPLISRKSSSDEEQLPSPDSTPDIAPLLSLLGKYSGDQKSAFAQQQVQLQKSIGRFSSMDQLDQVNKSFSYSTSQTRSGSVSSATSPFTIPIKSNTKKASFVLPDPAIPTSAPVPSNEEGTEKSTSYPKRLYFKSRVPANNMTAHIGATCEYEVDSSSEDGKLEDASKTLLLLRKPSIEKLLN, from the coding sequence atgcAATTACCGCCTCCACCCTCGTTGAAAACAACGATCATCCAACTTAATAAAGATATCGACCCTGAGGATAATAATTATGAAATTCTCAATAATGTCTATAATACTTCCTCAAGTGGTGGGTCTCCCTCGATAGCTGCAGTTGCATCCACAACTGAAcagccaaaaaagaaacgaaGGAGATCCAGCTCTTTCgtcgatgatgacgaaTTGGCACGCAGAAAAAACGAAACGAAGCAGCTTCATTCCATTATAGAAAAAAGGAGGCGGGTCAAGATCAACCGTGAGTTTGAAGCTCTCAAGTACATTATTCCCGCCTGCCGCAATACGGATAACACCgcaaagaaaaactcaTCTTCGAACAACGGATCCAAGATTGACGGCATGTACAAGCTCACAATCCTCAAATCCTCGGTAGAGTACATTTTGTACTTGCATCATATCATCCAGAAGCAACACGAACTTTTATCGCAAAATGTGAAGGATTATAGTTACGACACTAGCTTCACCCAGGTTCCTATAGATGTGAATCAGTACAGGAATATCGACAAGGACTTTCACTTCTCTGATCTTGCTGCTCCCACCCCAAAGTCCCTGAACTCCACTTGTGAGTCCATAAAGGAAGACAACGAAGATGAACCGACACAGAACCGCCCAGCTGTTGGCACTCTACAACGggatgaagagaagctgaGCCCCGCTCCCCCATTGATCTCCAGAAAGTCGTCTTCGGATGAAGAGCAGCTTCCTAGCCCAGACTCAACACCAGACATAGCACCATTATTATCTCTTCTAGGGAAGTATTCAGGTGACCAAAAGAGTGCATTTGCTCAACAACAGGTacaattgcaaaagagtaTAGGAAGGTTCCTGCTGATGGATCAACTCGACCAAGTCAACAAGAGCTTTCTGTATCTGACCTCTCAAACAAGGTCCGGTTCCGTATCGTCTGCCACATCGCCATTCACCATACCAATCAAGCTGAATACTAAGAAAGCGTCTTTTGTTTTGCCTGATCCCGCCATCCCAACAAGTGCGCCTGTCCCTTCAAATGAGGAGGGTACGGAAAAGTCTACTTCTTATCCGAAACGATTGTATTTCAAGTCTCGCGTCCCAGCAAACAACATGACAGCTCATATAGGGGCAACTTGTGAATATGAAGTCGACCTGTCGTCGGAAGATGGcaagcttgaagatgcGTCAAAAACGCTACTATTGCTTCGCAAGCCAAGCAtcgaaaagcttctcaattgA